The genomic window TCCATCCCCGCGATGAAGGTCTTCAAGGGCGGCGAGGTCGTCAAGACCGTCATCGGCGCGAAGCCCAAGCCGGCTCTCGAGGCCGACCTCGCCGAGTTCCTCGCGTAGTCGCCGGAACGCTCGACGAGCATCCCGTCACGGCCCGCCCCCCGCTCGGGGAGCGGGCCGTTCGCGGTTCGTGCGCTTATCCTGATGGTTCCTGCCGCCGCGGCAGCGAGCTGACGGGTGGTGAGCCATGACGATTCCCCGCGAGGGCACGAATCTCGACCCCTGGTACGAGCTGTACGCCGACCGGACAGCGGGCCTGAGCGCCTCGGAGGTGCGCGCGCTCTTCGCCGTCGCCTCCCGCCCCGAGGTCGTCTCGCTCGCCGGGGGCATGCCGTTCGTCTCCGCGCTGCCGCTCGAGCGCGTCACCACCTCGATGGAGCGCGTGATGCGCGAGCAGGGCTCGCGGGCGCTGCAGTACGGCTCGGGGCAGGGCACGCCCGAGCTGCGCGAGCACATCCTCGAGATCATGGCCCTCGAGGGCGTGCGGGCCGGGGTCGACGACGTCGTCGTCACGACCGGATCGCAGCAGGCGCTCGACCTCATCGCCAAACTGTTCCTCGACTCGGGCGACGTCGTGCTGGCCGAGTCGCCGTCCTACGTCGGGGCGATGGGCATCTTCCGCTCGTACCAGGCCGAAGTCTCGCACGTCGCGATGGACGACGACGGGATAATCCCGCAGGCGCTCGTGGAACGGATCGCGTCGATGCGGGCCCAGGGTCGCGCGATCAAGTTCCTGTACCTCATCCCGAACTTCCACAACCCTGCAGGGGTGACGCTCAGCTGGGAGCGGCGGCTCGAGATCATCGAGATCGCCCGCCGAGAGGGCATCCTCATCGTCGAGGACAACCCCTACGGGTTGCTCTGGTTCGATCGTCCGGCACCCCACGCCATGCGATCGGTCGAGACCGAGGGCATCGTCTACCTCGGCTCGTTCTCCAAGACGCTCGCGCCCGGCTTCCGCATCGGCTGGGCGCTCGCTCCCCACGGCATCCGCGAGAAGCTCGTTCTCGCCGCCGAATCGGCCATCCTCTCGCCGAGCGTCGCCAACGAGCTCATCGTGAGCGACTACCTGGCCAGCACCGACTGGAAGGGACAGATCGACACCTACCGGGGCCTGTACCGCGATCGGCGCGACGCCATGATCGACGCTCTCGAGCACTACCTGCCCGATCTGCACTGGACGATGCCCAACGGCGGGTTCTACATCTGGGTCACCCTGCCCGATGGGCTCGATTCCAAGGGGATGCTCCCGCGCGCCGTGAAGGAGCTGGTGGCCTACACGCCCGGTACCGCCTTCTTCGCCGACGGCTCGGGCCGCGCGAATCTGCGGCTCTCGTACTGCTACCCCAGCCCGGCCGAGATCCGGGAGGGGATCCGCCGTCTCGCCGGCGTCGTCCGCGGCGAGCAGGAGCTGCTGTCGACCTTCTCGCCCTCGACGAGCCCCGAGCGCGTCGGAACCGCACCGCACGTCATCAGCCCGCCCCCCAACATCGGATAGGCGCATGAGCGACTCCCTCCCCTCCGCCGCATCCCCCGGCTCGTCCGATCCCGTCCGGGTCGTCGTGCTCGCCGGAGGGATCTCGCACGAGCGCGACATCTCGCTGCGCTCCGGTCGGCGCGTCGCGGACGCGCTCGCGAGCCACGGCCTGCACGTCGAGCTGCGCGACCCCGACGCAACCCTGCTCGGCTCCCTCACCGACGACCGCCCCGACGTCGTGTTCCCGGTGCTGCACGGGGCGAGCGGGGAGGACGGAACGCTCCGCAGCCTCCTGGAGTTCCTCGGACTCCCGTACGTCGGCTCGCCCGCGGCGGCAACCCGCCTCGCCTGGGACAAGCCCACGGCGAAGACGCTGGTCGAGCGGGCGGGAGTGCCGACGCCGCACTCCATCACCCTGACGCGGGATGCGTTCCGCGAGCTCGGTGCGGAGAGCGTCCTCGCGGTCGTGCGCGGCGAGCTGCCGACGCCGGTCGCCATCAAGCCCGCGCAGGGCGGCTCCGCGCAGGGCGTCACCCTCGTCGACACCGAGGAGGAGCTGCGCCGCGCGATGGTGCACGCCTACACGTACTGCGACGTGGCCATCATCGAGCAGCGCATCACCGGCACCGAGATCTGCATCGGCATCATCGACACCGGGGATGGTCCGGTCGCGCTCCCGCCCGTCGAGATCGAGCCGCTCTCGGGCGTCTACGGGTTCGAAGCCCGGTACAACGCGGGGGAGACCCGCTTCTACGCACCGGCCCGCATCGCGGACGACGTCACCGAGCGGGCGACGGCCATCGCGCTCGACGCCCATCGTGCCCTCGGCCTCCGCCACCTCAGCCGCATCGACATGATCGTCGACGGCGCCGGCACGCCCTGGTTCCTGGAGGCGAGCGTCATGCCGGGCCTCACCGAGACCTCGACCCTGGCCCTCGCCCTCGAGGCCGCCGGCCACGACGTCGGCTGGGTCTACGCCGCACTCGCGCAGGCGGCGATCCGCGAGCACTCGGCCTGACCGTCTTGCTCCAGGCGAGGGGCCGACCGGGCCGGTCCTGCTGCCTTCGACGCGACCAGGGTTCGCGGCGCGCTCCGAATCCGACGGAATCCGACTCGTGGCGAGCTCCGAGGGGGTCGGATGTCGGGGGAGCGGTGGCTGCCAGGAGTGGACCCTCGGGACACGCGCACCTCACGACGCGAGCGCCGCACGCCGCCGCCCGTTCGACGTTTCACGTGAAACACCCGCGCGGGGTGCTCTCGCACGATCCGATCCGTCGCCATCAGTCGGCGGGGGAGTGAGGCCGGCGTACCCGGACACGGCGATCCTCGTCGCTTCCTATCGGTGTTTCACGTGAAACACCGCGGGCCCTCATCCGCGAGGTTCAGCCGCGCCCTCGCGGGACCTCGACGAGCGACTCATCGAGCCGGCCAGATAGTTTCACGTGAAACGCAGTGCGCGTCGCTCTGCGATGTCCTCCCACGTGAGGACGCGGACATCCCCGGGATCAGCTGTAGCCGGGCTCGCCGAGCTCGCCGAGGATGCGGTTCAGGTCGCCCACGCTGGCGAAGTCGATGACGAGCGACCCCTTGCGCTGCCCGAGCGAGATCGTCACGCGGGTGTCGAGCCGATCGCCGAGCCGAACGGCGATCTCGTTGAGCGCGCCCTGCCGCGTCCCCGCGGCCGGCGGCTTCTGCTTGCGCGTGCCCGCCGCGCCGCTCATCAGCTGCGCCGCCGACTCCGCCTGCCGCACCGAGAGCTCCTCGTTGACGATCTTGTCGGCGAGCCGGCGCATTAGGTCGCCGTCGTTGGTGGAGAGGATGGCGCGGGCATGCCCCGCACTCAGCACCCCCGCCGCCACCCGGGCCTGAACGGCCTCGGGGAGGCGCAGCAGCCTCAGCGTGTTGCTGATCTGCGGCCGGGACCGGCCGAGACGCTGCGCGAGCTGATCCTGCGTGATCCCGAAGTCCTCGAGCAGCTGCTGGTACGCGCTCGCCTCCTCGAGGGGGTTCAACTGCGCGCGATGCAGGTTCTCGAGCAGGGCATCCCGCAGCATGTCCTCGTCAGCCGTGTTGCGCACGATCGCGGGGATGGTGGCGAGGCCGGCGATGGTGGATGCTCGCAGCCGCCGCTCGCCCATGATGAGCTCGAACTGCGGCTCGCCCTTCTGAGCGCCGGCGCGCTCGCGCACCACGATGGGCTGGAGCACGCCGAACTCGCGCACGGAGTGGACGAGCTCCGACAGCTCCTCCTCGCGGAACTCGCTGCGGGGCTGGGCCGGATTCGGCACGATGTCGCTCGGCGCGATGGCCGCGAGACGGGCGCCCGGCACGACGGCGAGCTGGAGCCCGTCGTCCTTCGGCTCCGGAGCCTGGGGGAAGAACACGTCGACGGGCCGATCGCCATCGCCGGTGGGGATGAGGGCGCCGATACCGCGGCCGAGCCCTGTTCTCTTGGTCGCCATCAGTCCGGGGCCCCTCTCTTCGCGATCTCCGCAGCCGCCTCGAGGTACGAGAGAGAGCCGGCGGAGCTCTGGTCGTAGCTGATGACGCTCTGCCCGAACGACGGCGCCTCGCTGATGCGCACATTGCGGGGGATGAGCGTCGAGAGCGTCTCGGCGGGGAAGTGCTCGCGCACCTCGGCGACCACCTGCTGCGCCAGGTTCGTGCGCCCGTCGTACATCGTCATGAGGATCGTCGACACCCGCAGGTCGGGGTTCAGGTGGCGCTCGATGAGCTTGATCGAGTTCAGCAGCTGGCTCAGACCCTCGAGCGCGTAGTACTCGCACTGAATGGGGATGAGCACCTCGCGCGCGGCGACGAAGGCGTTGATGGTCAGCAGCCCGAGCGAGGGCGGGCAATCGATGAACACGTAGTGCACGGGCTCCCCGAGCTCGGCCTGCTCCGCGAGGTAGGAGTCGAGCGCCGTCCGCAGACGCTGCTCCCGGGCGACGAGCGAGACGAGCTCGATCTCCGCGCCGGCGAGATGGATCGTCGCCGGCACGCAGTAGAGGTGCTCGAACTCGGGGCTCTTCTGCACGACGTCGTCGAGGAGCGCCTCCCCGACGATGACGTCGTAGACGCTCGGCGTCTCCGCGCGGTGCTCGACGCCGAGCGCCGTGGAGGCATTGCCCTGGGGGTCCAGGTCGATCACGACCACACGGGCACCCGATCGTGCCAGAGCGGCGGCGAGATTCACCGTCGTCGTCGTCTTGCCGACGCCGCCCTTCTGATTCGAGACGGTGAGAACGCGCGGCGACGCGGGCAGGGGCAGATCCGACTGCTGCAGAGCGAGGCGGCGGCGGGTGATGTCGGCGATCTCCCGAGCCAGGGGAGTGGTCTCGTCGTACGTTCCGCCCGTGGTCATCGCCAGACCTCCCGGTCGAATGTTTCACGTGAAACGGGCGTCGACTCGACGCCCGCTCGCGCACCGCCGATCGATGATGCGATCAGGATGCCGCGTCCACTGTAGCCCGAAACAGCCGGGTCACTTCGGGCACGATGCCCTCGCCGAGCACGAGGACCTCGGGGTCGCGCAGTCGGTACTTGCTGATCTGCTTCGAAGCGGCGGTGATCTCGTCATCTACCCGAGCGCCCTTGAGCAGCAGCAGCTCTCCACCGCGACGGACGAGGGGAGCGGTGATCGGGATGAGCGTGCGCAGCGCACTGACCGCCCGCGCCGTGACCTGATCGAACGGACCGGAATCGACGGCGTCCTCCGCGCGGGCCCGCACGACCTCCACGTTGTCGAGACCGAGCCGATCGGCCTCCGAGCGCAGCCAGTCGCAGCGGCGCTCCATCGGCTCGATGAGCACGAGCCGGGCATCCGGACGCGCGATCGCCAGCACGAGACCGGGCAGGCCGGCGCCGCTGCCGACATCGGCCACCTGGGCATCATCGCGCAGGTAGGGCGCGACGACCGCGGAGTTCAGCACGTGCCGGGACCACAGACGCGGGAGCTCGAGCGGCCCGATCAACCCCAGCAGCTCGCCGTACTGAGCGAGGTCGGCCGTGAATCGGCGGGCGAGGGCGATGCGGTCACCGAAGACCTGCGCCGCCCCGGCAGGTTCGAGCTCGACGGCCGGCGCCTCGGCGGGGGAGGGGTCGCTCACGACCGGGTGTTCCACGGGAAGCCTCGCCGGATCGCGGGTCAGGAACGACGGATGACCGTGTGGCGGTCGGCGCCCTCGCCCTCGGACTCCGAGGTGAAACCGCGCTCGGCCACCAGGTCGTGCACGAGCTTGCGCTCGTAGCTCGACATCGGCGGCAGGGCGGCGGTGGATGCTCCGCCCTCGATGCGCTCGACCGCACGGTCGACGAGCACCGACAGCTCCTGAGCACGGGCGTCGCGCGACCCCCCGATATCGAGGATAAGTCGGGAGAACTCCCCGGTCTTCGCGTGCACCGCGAGCCGCGTCAGCTCTTGCAGGGCCGACACGACATCCGACTTTGACAGCAGGCGCAGGTCGTCCGGCTGCTCCGACTCGACGCTGAGGTACACGCGACCGGCGCGCGACTCGATGTCGATGTCGCCGTCGAGGTCGGCGATGTCGAGGAGCTCCTCGAGGTAGTCCGCCGCGATGTCGCCCTCGTCCTGCACGGCCTCGGGTGCGGTCTCCGGTGCCTGCTCGGTCACATCGGTCATGGCTACTTGCCACCCTTCTTCTTCGCGCGGCTCTTGCCAACGGGCTGCACGCGCTGGGTCTTCTTGGGCTCCTCCGCGACCGCGGCAGGGGCATCCTCGACGATCGTCGGCAGGCCCTTGCGCTGACGCCGCTTCGCCAGCCGCGCCTCGCGGGCGAGAGCGGCCTCGGAACCGGGGGTCGGCATGTTCCGGATGACGATGAACTGCTGCACCATCGTCCAGATGTTGGAGACGAACCAGTAGAACATGACGCCGAGCGGGAACGCGAAGCCCGAGAACGCGAACACGAGCGGCAGCACGTAGAGGAGGATGCGCTGCTGCCGGTACATCGGCGAGGCCTTCATCTCGGGCGACTGGTTCTTCGACATGATCTGCAGCTGGGTGATGAACTGCGAGCCCGTCATGAGGATGACGAGGACGATCGCGATCACGATCACGGCGACGTTGCCCTCGGACGTCGCCATCGACGAGCCGAGCGGGGCGATGCCGAACAGCGAGGCGTCCCCGAACTGCTGCTGCAGCGACGGGGTCAGCAGACCGACCGGGGGGCGATCGGTGTAGGCGTCGTTGAGAACCGAGAACAGACCGAAGAAGATCGGCATCTGCAGCAGGAGCGGCAGGCAGGACGACAGGGGGTTGGTCCCCGTGTTCTTGTACAGCGCCATCGTCTCGCGCGACATGGCCTCGCGCGAGAACTGGTCGCGCTTGCCCTTGTATTTGTCCTGGATCTTCTTGAGCTGCGGCGCGATCTCCATCATGCGGCGCTGGCTCTTGATCTGACGCACGAAGACGGGGATGAGCGCGGCGCGGATGACGAGCACGAGGCCCGTGATCGAGAGCACCCAGGTGATACCCGCCGCCGCCTCCATGCCCGCGGCGGTGAGCAGCGAGTGGAAGCCGACCAGGATCGCCTCGATGACCCACTTGATGGGCCACAGGATGAGGCCGAAGATGTCCATAGCGGGAGTTATCCCTTTCTCTCGAGAACCATGAAGCCGAACCGGCTGCGCCGATAGGGCGAATGCTCGTGGGGCGGCACGTCGTCGATGCCGCCGGCAGCCCAGGGGTGGCACCGCGCCAGGCGACGGGCGGTCATCCACCCGCCCTTCAGAACGCCGTGCTCCTGCACCGCGGTCAGGCCGTAGGCGGAGCAGCTGGGGTAGTACCGGCAGACATCGCCGTACAGCGGCGAGATGATCGCCCGGTACACGCGCAGCAGCGCGATGATGATGTTGCGGGGGAGCAGGGCGATGCCGCGCACGATCCTCATGCCGTCACCACCCGTCGTAGACCCGCGTCGATCTCGGCTCGCAGGGTATCCCAGTCGACCTCGCCGGCTCCTGGGAGGGCGCGGATGACGATGGTGTCGCCGGCCGGCACCGGGATGCTGCTGACGGCGGTCGCGCAGACCGCCTGAACCCGCCGCCGAACCCGGTTGCGAACGACAGCGCTCCCGACCTGCTTCGACACGATCACCCCGAAGCGGGGCGGGTCGGCAGATGGGGAGCGCAGTCGGTACAGCACGGCGTGAGGCTGGGCCGCTCGACGACCTCGGCGCACCGCGGTGCGGAAGTCGTCGGCCCGGGTGACCCGGTGGGCCCGGCCGAGCACGACGGGGTCTTAGGCCGAGAGCTCGGTGCGACCCTTGCGGCGGCGGGCAGCGAGGATGCTGCGGCCGGCGCGGGTGCGCATGCGGAGGCGGAAGCCGTGCACCTTGGCGCGGCGACGGTTGTTCGGCTGGAAAGTGCGCTTGCTCATGGTTATCTCCTCGGCCCCCTAGGGCCAGCGACGAAAGACAGACGGTGATCGCCCGGCCACGGAAGGACCCGCGGGCAGGCAGAAGTCAACTGACTAAAGGTACGTCGTCCGGAGCCCGCGGTCAAACCTGCCGCAGGGCGACCGGCATTATCACCAGGGTACGGGGGAACCATTGGTAACGACATGCCGGGGCGCAGTACAGTGATCCGATCGACGCGCCGCGGTGAACCGTGCTGCCGCCGACCGCACGACCGCTCACCACCGCCTTCCCCATCCCCAGCGAGGAGACCATCGATGTCCGATGACGCCGATTCCACCGACTTGCTGTGGCGATCGGTGAAGTCGACGCTCACCTCGGACGAGCGGATCACCCCCCAGTTGCACGGCTTCATTGCTCTGGTGGAACCGCGCGGCGTGATGGCAGGCACCCTCTACCTCGAGGTGCCGAACGAGCTGACGCGCGGCATGCTCGAGCAGCGCATCCGTCTTCCTCTCCTCTCTGCACTGTCGACCGTCGCGGGCGAGACGGTCTCGAGCTTCGCGATCGTCGTGAACCCCGAGATCCAGCACGACGGCTTCGACAGCTCGACCGAGCCCGTCGAGCAGCAGCAGGCGCCGTACATCGACCAGGCCTCCTCGCCGACCCCGGCCACGGCGAGCGATCGTCGCAGCGACAGCCGGCTGAACCCGAAGTACAGCTTCGACAACTTCGTCATCGGGGGCTCGAACCGCTTCGCCCACGCGGCGGCCGTCGCCGTCGCCGAAGCACCGGCGAAGGCCTACAACCCGCTCTTCGTCTACGGCGAGTCGGGGCTGGGCAAGACCCACCTGCTGCACGCCATCGGCCACTACGCCGAGAGCCTGTACCCGGGCATCCGCGTCCGGTACGTGAGCTCCGAGGAGTTCACCAACGACTTCATCAACTCGATCGCGAACAACCGGGCCAGCCTGTTCCAGTCGCGGTACCGCGAGATCGACATCCTGCTGATCGACGACATCCAGTTCCTGCAGGGCAAGGACTCCACGCAGGAGGCCTTCTTCCACACCTTCAATACGCTGCACGACCACAACAAGCAGGTGGTCATCACGAGCGACCTGCCGCCGAAGCACCTCACGGGCTTCGAGGATCGGATGCGCAGCCGCTTCGAGTGGGGCCTCATCACCGATGTGCAGGCGCCCGACCTCGAGACCCGCATCGCGATCCTGCGCAAGAAGGCGCAGAACGACAAGCTGCAGGTTCGGGATGACGTGCTCGAGTACATCGCCTCGAAGGTGTCGAGCAACATCCGCGAGCTCGAGGGCACCCTCATCCGCGTCACGGCGTTCGCGAACCTCAATCGCACGCCCGTCGACATGCAGCTCGTCCAGACGGTGCTGAAAGACCTCATCACCCTCGACGAGGACAACGTCATCGCGCCGGTCGACATCATCAATCACACGGCCGCCTACTTCAAGCTCACGGTCGACGACCTCTACGGCTCCTCCCGCTCGCAAGCGGTGGCCACGGCCCGGCAGATCGCCATGTACCTCTGCCGCGAGCTCACGAACCTCTCGCTGCCGAAGA from Microcella daejeonensis includes these protein-coding regions:
- a CDS encoding aminotransferase-like domain-containing protein, with translation MTIPREGTNLDPWYELYADRTAGLSASEVRALFAVASRPEVVSLAGGMPFVSALPLERVTTSMERVMREQGSRALQYGSGQGTPELREHILEIMALEGVRAGVDDVVVTTGSQQALDLIAKLFLDSGDVVLAESPSYVGAMGIFRSYQAEVSHVAMDDDGIIPQALVERIASMRAQGRAIKFLYLIPNFHNPAGVTLSWERRLEIIEIARREGILIVEDNPYGLLWFDRPAPHAMRSVETEGIVYLGSFSKTLAPGFRIGWALAPHGIREKLVLAAESAILSPSVANELIVSDYLASTDWKGQIDTYRGLYRDRRDAMIDALEHYLPDLHWTMPNGGFYIWVTLPDGLDSKGMLPRAVKELVAYTPGTAFFADGSGRANLRLSYCYPSPAEIREGIRRLAGVVRGEQELLSTFSPSTSPERVGTAPHVISPPPNIG
- a CDS encoding D-alanine--D-alanine ligase family protein; this encodes MSDSLPSAASPGSSDPVRVVVLAGGISHERDISLRSGRRVADALASHGLHVELRDPDATLLGSLTDDRPDVVFPVLHGASGEDGTLRSLLEFLGLPYVGSPAAATRLAWDKPTAKTLVERAGVPTPHSITLTRDAFRELGAESVLAVVRGELPTPVAIKPAQGGSAQGVTLVDTEEELRRAMVHAYTYCDVAIIEQRITGTEICIGIIDTGDGPVALPPVEIEPLSGVYGFEARYNAGETRFYAPARIADDVTERATAIALDAHRALGLRHLSRIDMIVDGAGTPWFLEASVMPGLTETSTLALALEAAGHDVGWVYAALAQAAIREHSA
- a CDS encoding ParB/RepB/Spo0J family partition protein; this translates as MATKRTGLGRGIGALIPTGDGDRPVDVFFPQAPEPKDDGLQLAVVPGARLAAIAPSDIVPNPAQPRSEFREEELSELVHSVREFGVLQPIVVRERAGAQKGEPQFELIMGERRLRASTIAGLATIPAIVRNTADEDMLRDALLENLHRAQLNPLEEASAYQQLLEDFGITQDQLAQRLGRSRPQISNTLRLLRLPEAVQARVAAGVLSAGHARAILSTNDGDLMRRLADKIVNEELSVRQAESAAQLMSGAAGTRKQKPPAAGTRQGALNEIAVRLGDRLDTRVTISLGQRKGSLVIDFASVGDLNRILGELGEPGYS
- a CDS encoding ParA family protein, whose product is MTTGGTYDETTPLAREIADITRRRLALQQSDLPLPASPRVLTVSNQKGGVGKTTTTVNLAAALARSGARVVVIDLDPQGNASTALGVEHRAETPSVYDVIVGEALLDDVVQKSPEFEHLYCVPATIHLAGAEIELVSLVAREQRLRTALDSYLAEQAELGEPVHYVFIDCPPSLGLLTINAFVAAREVLIPIQCEYYALEGLSQLLNSIKLIERHLNPDLRVSTILMTMYDGRTNLAQQVVAEVREHFPAETLSTLIPRNVRISEAPSFGQSVISYDQSSAGSLSYLEAAAEIAKRGAPD
- the rsmG gene encoding 16S rRNA (guanine(527)-N(7))-methyltransferase RsmG, encoding MEHPVVSDPSPAEAPAVELEPAGAAQVFGDRIALARRFTADLAQYGELLGLIGPLELPRLWSRHVLNSAVVAPYLRDDAQVADVGSGAGLPGLVLAIARPDARLVLIEPMERRCDWLRSEADRLGLDNVEVVRARAEDAVDSGPFDQVTARAVSALRTLIPITAPLVRRGGELLLLKGARVDDEITAASKQISKYRLRDPEVLVLGEGIVPEVTRLFRATVDAAS
- a CDS encoding Jag family protein, with the protein product MTDVTEQAPETAPEAVQDEGDIAADYLEELLDIADLDGDIDIESRAGRVYLSVESEQPDDLRLLSKSDVVSALQELTRLAVHAKTGEFSRLILDIGGSRDARAQELSVLVDRAVERIEGGASTAALPPMSSYERKLVHDLVAERGFTSESEGEGADRHTVIRRS
- the yidC gene encoding membrane protein insertase YidC, producing the protein MDIFGLILWPIKWVIEAILVGFHSLLTAAGMEAAAGITWVLSITGLVLVIRAALIPVFVRQIKSQRRMMEIAPQLKKIQDKYKGKRDQFSREAMSRETMALYKNTGTNPLSSCLPLLLQMPIFFGLFSVLNDAYTDRPPVGLLTPSLQQQFGDASLFGIAPLGSSMATSEGNVAVIVIAIVLVILMTGSQFITQLQIMSKNQSPEMKASPMYRQQRILLYVLPLVFAFSGFAFPLGVMFYWFVSNIWTMVQQFIVIRNMPTPGSEAALAREARLAKRRQRKGLPTIVEDAPAAVAEEPKKTQRVQPVGKSRAKKKGGK
- the yidD gene encoding membrane protein insertion efficiency factor YidD → MRIVRGIALLPRNIIIALLRVYRAIISPLYGDVCRYYPSCSAYGLTAVQEHGVLKGGWMTARRLARCHPWAAGGIDDVPPHEHSPYRRSRFGFMVLERKG
- the rnpA gene encoding ribonuclease P protein component; amino-acid sequence: MLGRAHRVTRADDFRTAVRRGRRAAQPHAVLYRLRSPSADPPRFGVIVSKQVGSAVVRNRVRRRVQAVCATAVSSIPVPAGDTIVIRALPGAGEVDWDTLRAEIDAGLRRVVTA
- the rpmH gene encoding 50S ribosomal protein L34, with the translated sequence MSKRTFQPNNRRRAKVHGFRLRMRTRAGRSILAARRRKGRTELSA
- the dnaA gene encoding chromosomal replication initiator protein DnaA; the protein is MSDDADSTDLLWRSVKSTLTSDERITPQLHGFIALVEPRGVMAGTLYLEVPNELTRGMLEQRIRLPLLSALSTVAGETVSSFAIVVNPEIQHDGFDSSTEPVEQQQAPYIDQASSPTPATASDRRSDSRLNPKYSFDNFVIGGSNRFAHAAAVAVAEAPAKAYNPLFVYGESGLGKTHLLHAIGHYAESLYPGIRVRYVSSEEFTNDFINSIANNRASLFQSRYREIDILLIDDIQFLQGKDSTQEAFFHTFNTLHDHNKQVVITSDLPPKHLTGFEDRMRSRFEWGLITDVQAPDLETRIAILRKKAQNDKLQVRDDVLEYIASKVSSNIRELEGTLIRVTAFANLNRTPVDMQLVQTVLKDLITLDEDNVIAPVDIINHTAAYFKLTVDDLYGSSRSQAVATARQIAMYLCRELTNLSLPKIGQLFGNRDHTTVMYANKKISELMKERRSIYNQVTELTSRIKQNHRYS